One genomic window of Moorella glycerini includes the following:
- a CDS encoding type II toxin-antitoxin system HicB family antitoxin, whose amino-acid sequence MNKDLAYYMKLPYRIVLYPSPEGGYAVEIPELPGCLSQGETKEEALAMIEDAKRCWLIDALEHGDPIPEPASHEEYSGRILIRTTRSLHRALVERAREENTSLNQFINYQLARGIGYKPEKG is encoded by the coding sequence ATGAATAAAGATCTTGCATATTATATGAAGTTACCCTATAGAATAGTTCTATACCCTTCTCCCGAAGGTGGTTATGCGGTAGAAATACCTGAGCTGCCGGGCTGCCTTTCCCAGGGGGAGACAAAAGAAGAAGCCCTGGCAATGATTGAAGATGCAAAACGTTGCTGGTTGATCGATGCCCTGGAACATGGCGACCCAATTCCAGAGCCGGCATCCCATGAGGAATATAGCGGCCGCATATTAATCCGGACTACCAGATCTTTACACCGGGCGCTGGTTGAGAGGGCCAGAGAAGAAAATACCAGCCTTAATCAATTTATCAATTACCAGTTAGCTCGTGGGATTGGCTATAAGCCTGAGAAGGGATAA
- a CDS encoding HAD family hydrolase, which produces MAGIGNAARRGVLIKGGEHLEKAGKIQVVVLDKTGTLTRGRPQVTGCWVNRGTETDMLLKAAAVERLSEHPLAKPVVERAAEKRRIPEATNFQVLPGHGVMATVAGKRIYVGNRKLMREQGIAIDAGTEERMAAEERPAAPR; this is translated from the coding sequence ATGGCCGGTATAGGCAATGCGGCCCGCCGGGGAGTACTCATCAAGGGAGGAGAACACCTGGAAAAGGCAGGAAAAATCCAGGTAGTGGTGCTGGACAAGACCGGTACCCTCACCCGGGGCCGGCCGCAGGTGACGGGATGCTGGGTCAACCGCGGCACGGAAACGGATATGCTGTTGAAAGCCGCCGCGGTGGAAAGGCTGTCGGAGCATCCCCTGGCCAAACCCGTGGTGGAACGGGCAGCAGAAAAGAGACGCATACCTGAAGCCACTAATTTCCAGGTACTTCCCGGCCATGGAGTAATGGCTACGGTAGCAGGAAAGAGGATATATGTTGGTAACCGCAAGCTGATGAGGGAACAGGGCATCGCCATTGATGCTGGGACTGAGGAACGCATGGCAGCAGAGGAAAGGCCGGCCGCACCGCGGTAA
- a CDS encoding stalk domain-containing protein, whose product MLKTRKKWLSILLTVAMLVGLMVPFAGPAIAGTSYYAVDVPTIQNDGLRTLGKLGVKIDPMPANTTAQALITLPNDFDVVTDTVYSIEWAAQPNGATAQLTYIDENTLKLTVTTTTYSGKAELFVAFENVDVSDSAEGDVAVTIDGISGPLPDGKVVIAKVVSDGALEVSVIEDDEFTDDGGRVKIRVEENVAGTLNGGDELKLVLPGGLEWGTVSGLNVLWGDLTSSDIQINPDEDELIIKTDGSESQEAIGFEFWVDINIDDEDEADYGDVTVKVKGDYDVTPSEIVVGQYADYSVTVEADDPDTKVYAGLNEQDISDITIKEGLEGSLDDGKTIKLTLPSNARWVMFGGKYVAPNPPSDDSNFWQEGEVVVSDNGVELIYAGLEGTDDRTLKLEVQNESTDAAELTIEDNQVALEAGVTGDLKIKISGTQDIETEEITVAKIVSPVSVKVEKTTVLIGKSGQAAGNITITEEAAEAIDADGELRITLPEDVTFDGTPDVEVTSGDLEIDDVDVDEDDDDNDVLVITFSDESTEPSTIVISGIKYNVDRTVTEGDIEVEIGGSAIVETDHTAYYDGSDFDVESGGFEDDDEAFFEDTDYAVKVVNAEVVSAIQTKRSATFQINSTTYSVNGIQATMDVAPYIKDGRTYLPTRYVAYALGISPENIIWDGVKATFIGQGRVVQVTPGSAIMAINGAPITMDVVAEVVNGRVMVPFRWVAQAFGAQVDWNEADQTVSMTL is encoded by the coding sequence TTGCTTAAAACGAGGAAGAAATGGTTGTCGATTCTACTTACCGTGGCCATGCTGGTCGGTTTGATGGTGCCCTTTGCCGGACCGGCTATTGCAGGGACATCGTACTATGCAGTTGATGTACCTACAATACAGAATGACGGTCTCCGTACACTTGGTAAACTAGGCGTAAAAATCGACCCGATGCCAGCAAATACTACAGCTCAGGCATTGATAACCTTACCAAATGACTTTGACGTAGTTACTGATACTGTATACAGCATTGAATGGGCTGCACAACCTAACGGTGCAACTGCACAGCTTACCTATATTGATGAAAATACGCTAAAATTAACCGTTACCACTACTACCTACTCAGGAAAAGCAGAATTATTTGTGGCCTTTGAGAACGTAGACGTATCCGATAGCGCAGAAGGCGATGTGGCGGTTACCATCGATGGGATTTCCGGGCCGCTGCCGGATGGCAAGGTAGTGATCGCCAAGGTAGTTAGCGACGGGGCACTGGAAGTGAGCGTCATCGAGGACGACGAGTTTACGGATGATGGCGGTAGGGTCAAAATCAGAGTAGAAGAAAATGTAGCAGGAACGCTCAACGGCGGCGATGAATTGAAGCTGGTATTGCCTGGTGGACTTGAATGGGGAACGGTTTCTGGCCTAAATGTACTTTGGGGTGACCTGACAAGCAGTGATATTCAAATTAACCCGGATGAAGATGAATTGATAATCAAGACCGACGGGAGTGAAAGCCAAGAAGCAATAGGATTTGAATTCTGGGTAGATATTAATATAGACGACGAAGACGAGGCTGACTATGGCGATGTAACTGTAAAAGTCAAGGGTGACTACGACGTAACCCCGTCCGAGATTGTAGTAGGGCAGTATGCCGACTACAGTGTGACTGTAGAAGCCGACGATCCTGATACCAAGGTGTATGCTGGCCTTAATGAACAGGATATCAGTGACATAACCATTAAAGAAGGTCTTGAAGGTAGCCTGGATGATGGTAAAACTATTAAACTTACTCTTCCAAGCAACGCACGATGGGTTATGTTTGGCGGTAAATATGTAGCACCTAATCCGCCTAGCGATGATAGTAACTTTTGGCAAGAAGGTGAAGTGGTTGTAAGCGATAATGGCGTTGAACTAATTTATGCAGGTCTTGAGGGAACTGATGACCGGACCCTCAAATTGGAGGTTCAAAACGAGTCCACCGATGCTGCTGAGCTGACCATCGAAGATAACCAGGTAGCCCTCGAGGCCGGAGTAACGGGCGACCTTAAGATCAAGATTAGCGGTACCCAGGATATAGAGACTGAAGAGATCACCGTCGCTAAGATTGTATCTCCGGTATCGGTTAAAGTGGAAAAGACTACGGTTCTAATTGGCAAGAGCGGCCAGGCGGCTGGGAACATCACCATAACCGAAGAGGCAGCGGAAGCTATTGATGCCGACGGTGAACTGAGGATCACCCTCCCCGAGGATGTTACCTTCGACGGAACTCCTGATGTCGAGGTAACGTCTGGAGATCTGGAAATCGACGACGTTGATGTTGACGAAGACGATGATGATAACGATGTGCTGGTAATTACCTTCAGTGATGAAAGCACTGAACCTAGCACCATCGTTATCAGCGGGATCAAGTACAACGTCGACCGCACCGTGACCGAGGGTGACATTGAGGTTGAGATCGGCGGCAGTGCAATTGTTGAAACGGACCATACGGCTTACTATGACGGTTCCGATTTTGATGTAGAGTCGGGTGGCTTCGAGGATGACGATGAAGCCTTCTTTGAAGACACTGATTATGCAGTTAAAGTAGTAAATGCTGAAGTTGTCAGCGCAATACAAACGAAGCGCAGCGCTACGTTCCAGATTAACAGCACTACCTACAGCGTAAACGGTATCCAGGCTACTATGGACGTGGCTCCATACATTAAGGATGGTCGTACCTACCTGCCGACCAGGTATGTGGCCTATGCCCTGGGCATTTCGCCAGAAAACATTATCTGGGACGGCGTTAAAGCCACCTTCATCGGGCAGGGCCGTGTTGTGCAGGTCACTCCGGGCAGCGCGATCATGGCCATCAACGGTGCCCCCATCACCATGGACGTGGTAGCCGAAGTGGTAAACGGCCGCGTGATGGTGCCGTTCCGCTGGGTTGCCCAGGCCTTCGGTGCCCAGGTCGACTGGAATGAAGCCGACCAGACGGTGAGCATGACGCTGTAA
- a CDS encoding zf-HC2 domain-containing protein, protein MRCRQAKKLLSPYIDDELRDEVRSSLEKHLESCEACRAELEALKKISRGLKELYRQVKAPPGFVDSVMKCIEELEEGKSPRRLPVVSPSYITRWRLVALVAVIVVGVGLGVLQYGRANTGSLTVWRDSGSPPVPGTVVVAESGDGVPAAGEKMSDGEQEQAAATPGNSGAGKKVPDGYRPGAGEKQVKTRPGTPAPNSERSAGDSPPGNTAAEQHPRVQGNTDTRVAAGQENGSQQKVFLSRSRHIRTTMVKVEVDNLPYAKEVVAVLAEKAGAVRPREVWVYQQEEAILRAVLPTGSTDQFLEKIARLGHEFKFERETVDITAEFDRNLLEYQRLAGKQDSESQALAKALERQLQDLDRETLEAGKEVVNVWLKLR, encoded by the coding sequence ATGAGGTGCCGGCAGGCAAAGAAATTGTTATCGCCTTATATAGATGACGAGCTGAGGGATGAGGTAAGGAGTTCGCTAGAGAAGCATCTGGAGTCCTGCGAGGCCTGCCGGGCGGAGCTTGAGGCTCTGAAGAAAATTTCTCGCGGCCTGAAAGAACTCTACCGGCAGGTGAAAGCTCCTCCCGGTTTTGTTGACAGCGTGATGAAGTGTATAGAGGAACTGGAGGAGGGTAAAAGTCCCCGCAGGCTCCCGGTTGTATCCCCTTCTTATATTACCAGGTGGCGATTGGTCGCGCTGGTGGCCGTCATTGTGGTGGGCGTGGGCCTGGGGGTGCTGCAGTACGGCCGCGCAAATACGGGAAGCCTGACGGTGTGGCGGGATTCCGGTAGTCCCCCGGTTCCGGGTACGGTGGTGGTCGCTGAAAGCGGTGATGGCGTCCCGGCGGCGGGCGAGAAAATGAGCGACGGAGAGCAGGAGCAGGCCGCGGCAACGCCCGGGAACAGCGGAGCAGGCAAAAAGGTTCCTGATGGATATAGGCCCGGTGCGGGAGAAAAACAGGTAAAGACCCGACCCGGGACCCCTGCGCCAAATAGCGAGAGGAGTGCAGGGGACAGCCCGCCGGGGAATACGGCCGCCGAACAGCATCCCCGGGTGCAGGGTAATACTGATACGCGCGTTGCCGCTGGCCAGGAGAACGGTAGCCAGCAGAAGGTCTTCCTCAGCAGGAGCAGGCATATACGGACCACCATGGTAAAGGTGGAAGTGGATAATCTGCCCTATGCCAAAGAAGTAGTGGCCGTCCTGGCCGAAAAAGCGGGCGCCGTGAGGCCGAGGGAAGTGTGGGTGTACCAGCAGGAAGAGGCCATACTGAGGGCAGTGCTGCCCACAGGCAGTACAGATCAATTCCTGGAGAAAATAGCCCGGCTAGGCCATGAGTTCAAGTTCGAGAGAGAAACTGTGGATATAACAGCTGAATTCGATCGCAATCTCCTGGAATACCAGAGGCTGGCAGGCAAGCAGGACAGCGAGAGCCAGGCGCTGGCCAAAGCCTTAGAGCGGCAACTTCAAGATCTCGATCGCGAAACGCTGGAAGCTGGCAAGGAAGTGGTAAACGTGTGGCTCAAACTCCGTTAG
- a CDS encoding HAD-IC family P-type ATPase produces MAEDQEILGVIFIADVPREEALTLVPRFKRIGVEKVVMLTGDNLRTAGAIARQLGIDEFRAEMLPEEKVAVVKSLRQEGQIVAMVGDGINDALSMAAADVGIAMGMAGTDVAMETAGLMLMADSLAKLPYAIGLTRQTIRNIKQNITFAVLVVLVLLVGVIGEVVVLSSGMLVYEASVLLVILNAMRLLHYREV; encoded by the coding sequence GTGGCAGAGGACCAGGAAATCCTGGGAGTAATTTTTATCGCCGACGTACCGCGGGAGGAGGCCCTGACCCTGGTACCCCGGTTCAAGCGTATCGGAGTTGAAAAGGTTGTGATGTTAACGGGTGACAACCTCCGAACGGCGGGAGCTATAGCGCGCCAACTGGGGATAGATGAGTTCCGGGCGGAAATGCTGCCGGAAGAAAAGGTGGCGGTAGTCAAGAGTTTACGGCAGGAAGGCCAGATTGTAGCCATGGTGGGTGACGGTATTAACGACGCTCTGTCCATGGCGGCCGCCGATGTAGGCATCGCCATGGGGATGGCCGGGACGGACGTGGCCATGGAAACGGCAGGCCTGATGCTGATGGCCGATAGTCTGGCCAAACTCCCTTACGCCATCGGCCTTACCCGCCAGACAATCAGGAACATTAAACAAAATATCACCTTCGCGGTTCTGGTGGTGCTGGTGTTGCTGGTGGGAGTGATCGGCGAGGTAGTCGTGCTCTCGTCAGGCATGCTGGTCTACGAGGCCAGCGTCCTGCTGGTGATCCTCAACGCCATGCGGCTGCTTCATTACCGGGAAGTCTAG
- a CDS encoding TolC family protein yields MKRWVKVLTLVVSLLVFFGTAQWAAAQDTLSLDEAIKLALDHDMDLKKAEAEIERTKAIRDDAQENVQFTPVEGGYSGPYGPQIEASWNKLLSADLAWRASKKDYEAKVDALVLDVCKKYWDVQVAGSKLSLQEKLKGQALINLQNARAGAAAGTVAPSTQMIAESQYEQAIKNYEQARHALDDAYNALNQAIGLDAGARPELIDDVKFEPLQVDSLDGAVFRVLEKAPAVWKARQNIDLKRWAADMMYFTGSYTPYDARQKELEQAELDYAGVRELMAKATRTAYYQARQVEEGYVAALEALKMAEEKLRVERARCEAGMGIKADVVAAEVAVVQAQQALDNLVRQHAYLKLAFEKPWAISAGGM; encoded by the coding sequence TTGAAACGGTGGGTAAAGGTGCTAACTCTGGTTGTAAGCCTTTTAGTGTTCTTTGGTACGGCGCAATGGGCTGCTGCCCAGGATACGCTGAGTTTAGACGAGGCTATCAAGCTGGCCCTGGATCACGATATGGACCTTAAAAAAGCGGAAGCCGAAATCGAGCGCACCAAGGCCATCAGGGACGACGCCCAGGAGAATGTACAATTCACCCCGGTTGAGGGTGGTTACAGCGGTCCTTACGGCCCGCAAATAGAGGCGAGCTGGAACAAGCTTCTCTCTGCTGACCTCGCCTGGCGGGCCAGCAAGAAGGACTACGAGGCGAAGGTAGACGCCCTGGTCCTGGATGTGTGTAAGAAATACTGGGACGTTCAGGTTGCTGGTAGCAAGCTATCTCTACAAGAGAAGCTTAAGGGACAGGCTCTAATTAACCTCCAGAACGCCAGGGCGGGTGCAGCGGCAGGCACTGTGGCACCCTCGACGCAAATGATAGCTGAGTCGCAATATGAGCAAGCTATAAAGAACTACGAGCAGGCCCGGCACGCATTGGATGACGCTTACAACGCCTTAAACCAGGCAATAGGTCTGGATGCCGGGGCGAGGCCCGAGCTCATCGATGATGTAAAATTCGAGCCTTTACAAGTGGACAGCCTGGACGGTGCGGTATTCCGGGTATTGGAAAAAGCCCCCGCTGTGTGGAAGGCGCGGCAAAATATAGATTTAAAACGCTGGGCCGCCGACATGATGTATTTTACGGGCTCCTATACACCCTATGATGCCCGGCAGAAGGAACTCGAGCAGGCTGAGCTTGACTATGCCGGCGTGCGAGAGCTCATGGCCAAAGCAACGCGTACGGCATACTATCAGGCCAGGCAGGTGGAGGAAGGGTACGTCGCGGCCTTGGAGGCCCTGAAAATGGCCGAAGAGAAACTTCGCGTGGAGAGGGCCAGGTGCGAGGCAGGGATGGGCATCAAGGCGGATGTGGTGGCTGCTGAAGTGGCGGTGGTCCAGGCGCAGCAGGCCCTGGACAATCTCGTGCGCCAGCACGCCTATTTAAAACTTGCCTTTGAGAAGCCCTGGGCCATATCGGCAGGAGGCATGTAG
- a CDS encoding toxin HicA has protein sequence MGKLEKLLEKIKRNPKTVRFDEIDKLLQKAGFIRSQPGGGSSHYIYRKGKYKLVIPYRQPYVLQSYVIRAIKLLEGADEDE, from the coding sequence ATGGGCAAGCTTGAAAAATTGCTAGAAAAAATTAAAAGAAACCCCAAAACGGTCCGCTTTGATGAGATAGATAAACTTTTGCAAAAAGCTGGTTTTATAAGATCTCAGCCGGGTGGAGGATCAAGCCATTACATATACAGAAAGGGAAAATATAAGTTAGTTATACCTTACCGGCAGCCATATGTATTACAAAGCTATGTAATAAGGGCTATTAAGCTTTTAGAGGGGGCAGATGAAGATGAATAA